The window ATCGTTAGGGATGAATGTTCATGATGCAACTTTAGCATATAGGGGACATAGAAATCATATGGATACAATAAACGCGGTTTTCCGTGCAGGTTCTATTGCAAATATGGTCAAATCAAAGAAACTAACACGTGGGATAATGTACCAATGTGTAAAAAACAAAATACCCTTTGTTTTGGCAGGCTCTATTCGGGATGATGGACCACTTCCAGATGTGATTACAGATGTAGCAGTAGCTCAAAAAGAATACAAAAAAATTCTCAAAGATGCAAATATGGTAATAATGATTTCCACGATGTTGCATTCTATTGCGACAGGAAATATGTTACCAGCTAATGTAAAAGTGATAGTTATTGACATCAATCAACCAACAGTAACAAAACTAATGGATAGAGGCACATGGCAAGCACTAGGAATAGTTACTGATGTAGGGGCATTTTTACCGATGGTTGTACAACAAATTAAAAAAAGAAAATAACAGATTAAGGCGTTAATCTTGGATGTTGTATATGTATGCCATTTTCATCAATAATTATGGGATGAATTTGTTGGCTGTGTTTAATCCCACGCATTTTAGTTACTTGTAATGATCTTTCCATAGTGTCATCTTTTCTAGTATGTCTTAGCTGAATAATTCCCGATGCTGCAAACCACTCTATGGGCATTTCAAGATTTTCAGTGAATTCAGATAATATTACAGAAGTAACTCCATAATTTTCTAATGCTTGAATCATTCCTTGTAATCCTTGTCTCATGTAAAATTTATCTGCATATTGCATTGCCAGAATTGTAATTGAATCAATAACCACACGTTTGGCTTCAATTCGTTTAATACTACTTAAAAGTAATTTTGTCAAATGCTCAAATGGGATCTCTTCCCCTCTATACAATGAATCATCTTTTCCAATTAATTCATCTTGGATTTTAAACGGTCTTGCATCAACCATCAAAATCTTGTCTTTGTTGATTAAATCATCAAGATCCCAACTAAACGATTTACAGTCATTTTTAATCTCTGATATGTTTTGAGACATTGAGACATATACACACGGTTCCTCGAAATCCTTTGCACCAGAATGTAGAAATTGTAATCCAAAAGTAGTTTTACCACTCCCAGGAGGACCAGATATTACAATAGAACGATTTTTCCTTAATCCTCCAGATATGATTGAATCCAGTCCAGGAATACCAGTTTTTACTTTGGAATAAGTAATGTCCATGGTTATAGAAAAAATAAAGTTAATTTTCTATATAAAGAGAAGGACTATTTTGATTCAGACAAGTAATATTTTCTTAAACTATCAAAGATGAATATTCTTGGATTCAACCCAAAGTGATTCAAAAAGTAGTTTCATGGAATAGACCATGGATTTAGAATTTGTCCACATCGCATATGGCTCAGATGAATTAGCATTTTTTGTAAAGAATAACAATTCAGAGTTATCCTTTAAAATAAAACATAGATTGTTTTGTATTTCATTATTGAGTTTTTTTATGTTCTTTCTTTCCAAATTATCAAATATGTATGTGGTTTTTTCAGAACACGAACTCAATAATCGAAATTTTTGCTTTGATTTTACAAAAGATTCTAAAAATTCACCATGATACAATTTGATGTAATCTTTCTCTGACCCTAAAATTAAAAATTCATCTTTAAAATTATCAGTCATTTCTGTAATTTTTGATTGAATTTGATTAGAACCTTGTAACATCTGGAATTTCTCTTCCACTTCTTCATGTGATGAATCAAATGTTGGGATATTATCCCATAATTCGGACAGTC is drawn from Candidatus Nitrosarchaeum limnium SFB1 and contains these coding sequences:
- a CDS encoding transcription regulator, TrmB, which codes for MTNKSEQTSIFDSTPDTQMYEYKISLEKIQGELSQYGLTSNQSKVFIYLGKYGAKTAPEVCKALKLPRTETYHLLSALQNKGIVSATFQHPIQFTALPLNKAIWILVNSEKERLKSLERMEKGLSELWDNIPTFDSSHEEVEEKFQMLQGSNQIQSKITEMTDNFKDEFLILGSEKDYIKLYHGEFLESFVKSKQKFRLLSSCSEKTTYIFDNLERKNIKKLNNEIQNNLCFILKDNSELLFFTKNANSSEPYAMWTNSKSMVYSMKLLFESLWVESKNIHL
- a CDS encoding RecA-superfamily ATPases implicated in signal transduction, whose product is MDITYSKVKTGIPGLDSIISGGLRKNRSIVISGPPGSGKTTFGLQFLHSGAKDFEEPCVYVSMSQNISEIKNDCKSFSWDLDDLINKDKILMVDARPFKIQDELIGKDDSLYRGEEIPFEHLTKLLLSSIKRIEAKRVVIDSITILAMQYADKFYMRQGLQGMIQALENYGVTSVILSEFTENLEMPIEWFAASGIIQLRHTRKDDTMERSLQVTKMRGIKHSQQIHPIIIDENGIHIQHPRLTP